The stretch of DNA AATTTTCTTTCAtattgaagtagcaatatcaatcacaagaaagagagtttgaattgtgatccctttttaaaatttaattcttatccttaattttaattaactcaAGAACAATCTTGTTTGAGATACAATTTATCTCCAAAATGTTCAAGAGGtgttagttaaaaataatacaattcaaTTTATAAGTAAGTGAAATACAATTAGTGAATGCAAGATATATAGGGTTAAGGGATAAGAAGATTACTCAAAGATGTATCTTGATTCACCTAATGTGTACTATGTTCAGTCCTCACTGTAAGATTTTCTACTAATGTGCTCAACACCAGAACGTATTGCCTTGCCCTATCTTTCTTGAtcaaaatttgatcaattacaacattcaactttcaaccttgaaaggaATTTCTATAGTCACCTTTCAgtcttgaaaggatttttacaagtacctttcaaactaaaaaagatttttacaacacactcaatctaacttaaaagatagacttgagttaccaaatgatgtgtatgataaaaagtATTTGGGATCTAAAACTTCTCAActcttatttaatattaattaacaacAAGAACTTAGTAGGAAGATCCACGAATATAGTGATACAACAAGAGTATTGCTTGAGAAAAGTGTTTTGGAATTTGAGTTTAAATAATAAAGTGTAGATTGATTGCCTTGGAAACTTTTTCCTACAAATTGTGATAAAATCTTTCTTGATTGCTATGAAAAAGGCCACATGATTTTGGCATGAGTATGCAAGCTTATGCTTAATTtcatatctttaaataaatcacTCAAAAACAACAGTTAATAGATAATatgatcaaaattataattatatatttaattatctttaaaataataattagggattttgtctcaatatatatatatatatatatatatataataagaagTGAACATTACAATTGGGTGTAGAAATTCGACATGGTAGGTGGTTATTATGTGAAAATTGGTTATCCGATATTACATTAGAGTATGCACTACTAGAATTATGCGTTTTTCCTGCGGATTTAAGCAAATATTCCGCAGGAAAGCATGTTACCTGCGGATTTCCCGGCGGAACTTTATCCCCACGTAACTTTATCCGcaggaaaattaaataaaatccgCAGCAAAGTTTAAAAAACTTTAGCCACTTTTTTACGACTTTTCATGCAGAAATATTTGCAGCACAGTTCCTACAAATATATTTCGTATGAAAATCTGCAGGTATATCCATTGCACCAACTATATGTTTCGCATTAAAATCCGCAGGTAATTtcgtataaaaataattttcaaaaaggaATTCGCATGCTTAAATTTCCACCTTAAATGAATTtgtctgattttttatttatataaaaattttaactaaaaatatatgaaaatattattataaatacatttttaaaatatttaatattaatcttcaattgaaatactattgcaataatccaaaacaaaatttatatcatgttttcaaatcaaacatgatatAATGTCTATATACAATGTCTTTTCAATTGCCAAACTTCCTAAATATGAACTTCTTTTGGCTCCTTGGTTTGGAACCCCTTGTACTTTACCAAGTCCAGTGCTGTAGAATTTCAAATTGCCTGATTTATTGATTTCAGTTTCTTTAGCATCACCGAGCAACTTCACGCCCTGAAATGGAGATTGTGGTTTACTTCTGCAGGGAGATATGCCTGCAGCAGCAGCTCGTGAACGCCGAAAGGGAGAGAGTCTACCTGGAAGCTCGTCCGAAAAACCAAACCTGTTTGATTCAATGCTCCATTTCTTCTTTCCTTCTTGCATCTCAGGTGGTGCAACTACATTGCTTGACTTGTTCTTGTGAATTGCTTCCCAAGCCTGCATCAAAGATTTATATGGCTGTGAGTAAATATGCTGAAAACATGTATTAGATAATAACTGATGATAGTTCACTAACTAGTACATGATCTAACTAGCTAGTATAACTAACTTTTTACATCTAATAGATCCTCTAGTTAgtttgttattttctttattcGCTAGTTCACAATTATCCTATAAATACTAATGTATCATCATcattcctttttaatattcctaTCATTTGATCAATGAAATCACTGAGGTTATTCAGAATAATTCACAACTGTCATACCAGTAATAACATGTTCATTGATAAAGAtgcttattaacaaaaaaaggattgaatgcttattctaattttttgacGTCATTGTCTTAGATTTTCTCCTGAATTGAAAATGTATTcgaagaatttaaaataaaaaatgagttgtgattttatattttatgattttacatAAAGAGCCAACAAGAGTTTGTTGTTGCGGTGGATAGGCCCACAATTAATCAAAGTTATGTGGTAGAGAGAGCTTGATTTCTTTCCAGCAAGTACCAATGTTAGATTTGATTGAGAATTgttaacaataaatataaataaaaaaaggaagTAATTCATTTAATGTTTCCATACAATACATAAGCTAACCATACAATCCATTCGAGGTTCTCTCATAGCAGATTTACTTTCACTTGAGTGTTGTTTGGATAATCATGAAATAAGAGGAAATAAAAGTGCATATTTAACGAAAAATATTGAAGAAATAGAAGCAAGAAGAGTTCTGTTTTCTAACA from Cicer arietinum cultivar CDC Frontier isolate Library 1 chromosome 3, Cicar.CDCFrontier_v2.0, whole genome shotgun sequence encodes:
- the LOC101507395 gene encoding uncharacterized protein isoform X2; amino-acid sequence: MELVAELWQENFKAWEAIHKNKSSNVVAPPEMQEGKKKWSIESNRFGFSDELPGRLSPFRRSRAAAAGISPCRSKPQSPFQGVKLLGDAKETEINKSGNLKFYSTGLGKVQGVPNQGAKRSSYLGSLAIEKTLYIDIISCLI
- the LOC101507395 gene encoding uncharacterized protein isoform X1, whose translation is MELVAELWQENFKPYKSLMQAWEAIHKNKSSNVVAPPEMQEGKKKWSIESNRFGFSDELPGRLSPFRRSRAAAAGISPCRSKPQSPFQGVKLLGDAKETEINKSGNLKFYSTGLGKVQGVPNQGAKRSSYLGSLAIEKTLYIDIISCLI